The window gatggattcaatcattgaggagtttctatatacaattgaatcctctcccattggacttgacattgAGATAATAGAAAAGTGTGCAACCTCCTATACcattggtaagcaatgaagaagagattgaattggaaggaagctaccaaaaggaagaggttaagcaagaagcaagctccatCATTGAAGATAACTCCACACCAACCAATGTGTCTTTTGGAATTGATGAACCTCTGATGTGTtggttattgttggtttagaatttctcttaatagAAATAGGACTTCGTTgtgagcatagctccaaaccaactaataactcCCGATCAAATTTcaaaggaattggttgtcacaagttcaaccccaataaaaataaccgaagtattcaaacctcgggtcgtctcacaaggagtgggcaaacatgtgcttcaacattggttagaattccagggttgcaagtcatgagcaagaatttAAACTAAAAGACTTAATCAAACAAGAAATCTTAAGATGCAAGAAACTAATCCAAGGAGCTAAGGCAAGGTATAAAcaattccaaactaataagaGGACAAGTAATATAATTTACTCTAAAACTAACAAGTGactataactagaattaaacaattgaaattttggttttcaaatatgaataataaaagtaactcttggctAGGGATGGGAATTGAGATCgccatccttgtctacataccaaatattgataattatgaggtacTGATGAAACAAATTTTGTTAGTAAAGAATCtcataaaaataatcacgttgtaagtatagtttccaaaccaacagAAGATCCTTTCgcacaaaagtttggttgtcacaagtaacaaaacccaataaaatttataaccgaagtatttaaaccttgggttgtttctcaagaaattgcagggtagtatgatttattattggttatggaaaaaggtatatttttgggtttttgaaataaggaataggaaaataaattgacaggaaagtaaattaattatcataaaaaccagtgcaaggtataagaactggaaatcccatcctagttatccttatcaagtatgatgagaattgtttattgctcccacttagttaacccttactaaataaaggaaagtcaagtggactaatcaatgatattcctcaaatcctagtcaactcctatggaaagactagctttagaagaatccaaatcaatcagcaaattctaattttcaatcaacagctgagtttgataactcaagtgtcaccaattactcaaccaaagcaaagggggaaagaaaaatctaaattaaattggaagcatcaataacataaatagaagaaagcaatcttaaatttgaaatacctcaatttatattaaataggaaaaatcaattctaacatggaattcataaaccaatattgggaaaataaacaaattaaagtgatagaataaataaaagtaaaagagaacataaattaaaggaacattgaacctggaattgagaaaacgaaaaaattctaatcctaaaacctaagagagaggagagagcctccctctctagaaactacatctaaaacttcaaattattgattaatgaatgaatgaatgaatgattcttttgattccctcattctccagcctctattctgtgtttctgggcttggatttgggccgaaaaaggagcccagaaatcgctgggggcgacttctgcaactttctgcacgtggcgtctgtcacgcatacgcgtaggtcacgcgtgcgtgtcatatagagattttccttgtcacgcgtacgcgtcagtcacgtgtacgcgtcgctcgtGCTCTGCATTAGGCACGCGTCcccgtcgtccatgcgtgcgcgtcgctgccattttcttcaaaactccattttgtgcgttccttccattttttgcatgTTTCTTtcctgtcctctaagccattcctgccctataaagcctgaaaatacttaacacacagatcacgacatcgaatggcaataaaggataattaaaattaacatttttttatggcttaggaaacatgttttcacatgtATCATGTAACATCCCgtccagcaaaataccttgcttaagtcagggtatttccactagaaagaacattacgtaaccttctctagtattaactacttaattatcgagcctttgtatcgagttcacgtttcagttttaagaaaattccagaaaattttgttttttaatcattaaagtcataattcaaacattcacaaataataataatcacataaatattattgataataattcttatacaaaagagaccaaataaaactcaaatacaatatactaaacctacccctctatgtaaaataaaatctcaaaggaCAATagcgaggggactctatgaaagcaattaaaaccataaagaaagcctactgatcgctcgcagcttcaaattgcgtcttcaaacctgtcgctgaaagggtggaaaatttggggtgagaaccaaaccacatgttctcagtgGAGATCGAGAATGtcgtgaaagtaaagaataaagcgcaaatagttaatttcatttagagacaatgaaaagaaaactactttCATTCGCAGTATTCATCGATCGCCTTATATAAACTTCTTTTGAAAACCAATGGCTCaactttcaaaaatctaaaacctTCTTTAGAAGCATCAATTAATTATCCAAAATCCTAAACCCATATTTTACTTTATATACGTCTTAAAAGTtttcctagactgtatgaatgactaatttgttccaagcataggttcattaagtctatgctgaaccagcttaatctttcatactttactaaacctcAAACACAAACCAATCACGGCCTTAGGCTCAAGCAATTCAATCAACACCCAATTCACTACAACCCAGCCAATCAGATACAAATACAAGTAAAGAGATTCaagcacaatcaagagcaattacatcaagtatagcaattagcagttaaacagaattattcacataggcaaaccaattacaatatacacacccaaacaatgtcacatagatgcatatgatgaatgtctagtcctagtacatgccatgagctcatgtgtcggttggctgcccgcaatcccgacatttatccggtcacgagtaatcccgatttcccgaatacgattttccgtttCTAAATAAATGAGCATAtgataatagccgctcatttgagacagcctctgcttactgcaggaaaatatatatatactctgctctgctctggggaagcgaaaaatggctgtaggtaacttagtttccctacagaggctctgggttgcattaagcaactaatatatattaaatatagctctgggttgcatcaaccaactaatatatatataaatatacaaaaatctctttactctgctctggtttctcttttctctgcatCTCTTTACTCTAGTTGCTctattctctgtatctctttacttttctctgaatACTCTTTCATCTGTGTCTATAttactttttttatctttatctctttactcttttgtaattgtaaatatgcaagcgggacaaaacccatGTCCTTGCTAGCAACTTTATAAACCAAATATATTTTCTCAAAAGAATCAGTAAAGTTATTATCGTTAAACAAGTCTCAAGTATTCATTTTTGACTAAGtccttttacttttataaaaatttggacataatctcctttaaaaataggacttagccacccttacgggttccttcGTTCTCAACATTTCATCAGCCTCTTTCAGCAGTTGCCACAACAATATATATTCTCAATAACATTTGATAATAatatagaaaatctatttcttaaattccatatccaaaataattgccaacacaacttggcagcctgatttccattttgtttttaaaatatcaaatgaattcGGAATCATGTAAACTTTATATCCATGCGACCGTCTCATATTAAGCTTTCTATTaaatcaaaaatcataattttttgctAACTCTAACTTTGGGAATATAAGCAAAACCGTGACTGTTCTGCAGTGTTTTAAAACCAGAAGATAGCAGCAGCATACAACAtttgaaatttcatataaaatccaaattaaatccaactaccttcaaaattaatgtggttacacataactcatccaaatttctttctcaatttgttctagggtcataccatttttaatgaaggcgttacgtagcttggaagttaggtaattttctgcagaattctgttttacAAATCATTGAACACAACCTCTTCCTAGTTCCATAACTCACTtattaaaacatggaaaatcctgaaatttaaatcacatatGCTAAACATACTTAATTTTCACTTCCAATTGATTGCATCTCAATATCTATCCAGGATCAAAAGTTATAAACTCCCAAagttactaatttaagaaaacagaatctggctttttctgcataatgcgtcatccttcaaaaattcatatctttaaaactACAAGTCCAATTGTTCTGAAATTTTACGGCATTAAAATAATAGGaataaagttttatttaaaattggttccatttcaaaattcaaactgcaGAATTTCCAATAGGGAAATCAAGTTGCTGCTGTGTTAAATGTTCTGCAGAAAAACCAGATTTGACAtccataattcaaaaatttaccataaatcataaacttaatgaaaaagtctcaaattcaCCAGTCCAACTCCCTATATTCCCAAGCTTGATCCGGACTTAGTTCCACACAATTCTGATAATCGCAGAACTGGTTACAGCTTTTTCAAAGTTGCTGACTTAGTTtagaaattatgcagaaaataagattttagcattcaactttgaaaaatcataactgaTTCTCTAGTTGATACAAAatcttcaaaattgaattttcacAATTACACTTAATATAATTTACTTAACACTTAAATTCATATCATTTCAGTCACTATAGAGTCACTGAATCACTTTCAAAGTTGCTGTTTAATTTCAAGAGAACCTAATTTCAGTAAACCATTTTGTATTCAAAATCCAACCCTTCAATACCcctcaaaaccaattccaaatcaaccaccaaccaAGTTCATTAACATTACAATATACCAAATAACATCTCAGCGGCAACAAATCCAACATAACCCATTAAAATTCAGGAATTCTCAACAATTAGTCATCAAACAATTCCCAATCCAcacaatcaatcaatatcactaaTCAACAATTCCAAGTCACAATCTCAACCctttcaaatcaaaatttcagccacaattcaataTTTACATAGTCAATCAATTACTCACAGATGTTAAATCTATTTGtagttattcaataaaccttgtaagcattcttaaattgaaattattttaaaccccctacctcgatgtcgcaatCGCATAGTTTAACGCAACAATCCCTGCTTAGTCTAAACTGGCAACTGCAGCGGTGATTTCAACGCAACCGGGACGGCGGCAGCAGCATCAATTCTGGTTACGCTCGCAGCAACGGCAATTTCGGCAATTTCAGCATAACACCATAATACTAAAACAGAGATATTGGCTatcataattaaaataagaacataaTAGAGAAACAAAATACCAAATAGAACAAGAGCAAGAGCGTTACAGGGTTAGGAATAGAGGTTCAATGTCAAAATGAAGAGGATGGTGCAGTCACTTCTCTCCCCCGGTGACAAGTTCCAGCTGTAACGATTCCAACAACTATAGTGTACTCAGGAACATTAAAGATGGGGACAAGGTCATTCTAAAGCAACaaaagattcatagacagtgactCCGGTAACTAGGGAACAACGAACTCACCCATATGAACAGTAGCAACCAAGGTCTCCGGCGACGGCGGCGGAAAAGGAACGACTCCTCCTCTGCTGCGTCACTCTCAATGGCAGCGGCAGCAAACCCTGATGGCAACGGGAATAGGGAGCGACAATGATGAAGGCTCGACGAAGATAGCGAGGCACGATGGTGCAAGTCAGCATCTTCTCTTCGCGTCTCACCCTCAGCGAACGGCAATGGCGATACACGAACAACGGCAACGGGGCGTGGCTCGACGGCAGCTCCTTCCTCTCCTCCGTGGGTCACGTTCGCCTCTCCCTTTCTTCTCTGTGACAGCAGCTCGGCAGCGGCACCAAGCTCCATAGCGTTGTTCCtccccctctcttcttctccttcgtcCTCTGTCTCCCTTCCTGTTCTCCGTTTTCCCCCATCTTCCCTCTTTCCCCTtcctttcttttccctttctGTTTTCCCCCTCGAGCTCCCCTGTTTCCTTTCTTTCCCATTCTGTTTGTGCGTGTGTTTTGTGAATTTAGGATAAAATTAGGTTTTTAATTAGGAATTTAAGGTTAAGGTATAATGTATATGAGTAATATAACAacctttataaaatatttgagatagaATAACAATTTAAGATTCAAATATAATACCATAAAAATTGCTTCATAAAAATTACTttcaaaatgcataagattttgtTTATCAACATATCAATGAGCTcaaacaattatttttaatttaaattataaaataagcataCTAATCACATTCTATAAAATACGGTTAAACTCGAAATATCAATTAcctatattaaattatatgaccttttattatttttctatcataactttaatttcaatttatatataaaataactagTTATAATCAAAATTGTGCATAAATACTAATTGacttaaaattaaagtatttatcaaaatcaatttaatcatttctaataaattaatctttaagggctcaaattaatagaataaatcatatttattcataatagaaatt is drawn from Arachis hypogaea cultivar Tifrunner chromosome 12, arahy.Tifrunner.gnm2.J5K5, whole genome shotgun sequence and contains these coding sequences:
- the LOC112727469 gene encoding uncharacterized protein, giving the protein MELGAAAELLSQRRKGEANVTHGGEEGAAVEPRPVAVVRVSPLPFAEGETRREDADLHHRASLSSSSLHHCRSLFPLPSGFAAAAIESDAAEEESFLFRRRRRRPWLLLFIWLELVTGGEK